A genomic region of Chryseobacterium sp. KACC 21268 contains the following coding sequences:
- a CDS encoding helix-turn-helix domain-containing protein — MVSLVSGQNILSNDDAYNKKKSEELASSAVAYFKNNDLKKSTELLFKAKEYAEKTDDYELIARMNGSIAHQYVQLNLNNKAKFYLDNAIKQINKLPESDKKRSLKTLSYLEIGNIDFDEENYQKANEYYKKSLREIESVKNPDDQAVYNHRRSLYNIGNSYHYLKNDSAEIYLNKALAIKNNYNKELDHFIYNSLSQVYSGRKAYQRAIDTLKVVLEHKNNLDKRLLSDVYYNLSQNYKFLDDQSQYSFYNEVYIKLNKSTKEQEMQAISSAIDAEQKDYKQAISYADSSKKSVVVIAIIFGLFLAGAIIYLLYRRRKERKVFENIISKLESDNEEKSKLPASLEKTPKEVTLQIPNSVEQDLLDKLKKFEDSEKFTNPKLTISSLALQLKTNTSYLSEVINKYKGKNFNTYINELRIAYICQKIYNHKEYQNYKISYMAEECGFASHSSFATVFRNITGISPSVFIREASKSQS, encoded by the coding sequence ATGGTAAGTCTAGTATCCGGCCAAAATATTTTGTCCAATGATGATGCTTACAATAAAAAGAAAAGTGAGGAATTGGCTTCTTCTGCGGTTGCCTATTTCAAAAATAATGACCTGAAAAAATCGACCGAACTGCTTTTCAAAGCTAAAGAATATGCAGAGAAAACCGACGATTATGAACTGATTGCAAGGATGAATGGATCCATCGCTCACCAATATGTGCAACTCAATTTAAATAACAAAGCCAAATTCTATCTGGACAATGCCATTAAACAAATTAATAAACTGCCAGAAAGTGATAAGAAAAGATCTCTGAAAACACTCTCTTATCTGGAAATCGGAAATATCGATTTTGACGAAGAAAACTATCAAAAAGCTAACGAATATTACAAAAAATCCTTACGTGAGATTGAGTCGGTTAAAAATCCAGATGACCAGGCTGTTTACAACCACAGACGCTCTTTGTACAATATCGGAAACTCCTATCATTATCTGAAAAACGATTCTGCAGAGATCTATCTGAATAAGGCTTTGGCCATTAAAAATAATTACAACAAAGAGCTTGACCATTTTATATATAATTCGTTGTCTCAGGTTTACTCTGGCAGGAAAGCATATCAAAGGGCGATTGATACTTTGAAGGTTGTCTTGGAACATAAAAATAATCTGGACAAGCGCCTTCTTTCTGATGTTTATTATAATCTTTCGCAGAATTACAAATTTTTGGACGACCAATCTCAATATTCTTTCTACAATGAGGTATATATTAAGCTGAACAAGTCAACCAAGGAACAGGAAATGCAGGCGATATCTTCTGCCATCGATGCAGAGCAGAAAGATTATAAGCAAGCTATTTCGTACGCAGATAGTTCTAAAAAGAGCGTCGTTGTCATAGCAATTATCTTTGGTTTGTTTCTGGCTGGAGCGATCATTTATCTGCTATATCGTAGAAGAAAGGAAAGAAAGGTTTTTGAGAATATCATTAGTAAATTAGAATCTGATAACGAGGAAAAAAGCAAGTTGCCCGCATCTCTGGAGAAGACACCCAAAGAAGTAACGCTCCAGATTCCTAATTCGGTAGAACAAGATCTGTTGGACAAACTCAAGAAATTTGAGGATTCTGAAAAATTTACCAATCCAAAACTCACGATCTCAAGTCTTGCCTTGCAGTTGAAAACCAATACGAGTTATCTTTCCGAAGTCATCAATAAATACAAAGGCAAGAATTTCAATACTTACATTAATGAGTTGAGAATCGCTTACATCTGTCAAAAAATTTATAATCATAAGGAGTATCAAAATTATAAAATAAGTTATATGGCGGAGGAATGTGGCTTCGCTTCACACAGTTCTTTTGCGACCGTTTTCAGAAATATCACAGGGATCTCACCTTCCGTCTTCATCCGTGAAGCTTCAAAATCTCAATCTTGA
- the gpmI gene encoding 2,3-bisphosphoglycerate-independent phosphoglycerate mutase, translating into MSKKAILAILDGWGIGLNDEVSALKQAKTPFIDYALQTFPSTTLEASGLAVGLPAGQMGNSEVGHMNLGAGRVVYQNLVRLNMAVETGSLGREHVIQNAFEYARANNKKVHFIGLVSNGGVHSHINHLKGLLTAAHEFGLDKNVFVHAFTDGRDCDPKSGKGFIEELLAHMNSTTGKLASLIGRYYAMDRDRRWERVKLAYDLMVNGVGRESKDFVQSIQDSYNEDVTDEFIQPIVAIQNHFPIGKIEDHDVVISFNFRTDRGREITEVLTQHDFPEYGMKKLDLYYVTLTNYDKSFQNVKVVFDENVLQKTMGEVLESAGKSQIRIAETEKYPHVTFFFSGGREAEFVQERRLLCPSPKDVATYDLKPEMSAYDITNSIVPELEKGTADFVVLNFANTDMVGHTGVFSAAVKAAEVVDECIQKVATTAYDNGYAVFILADHGNSDVMINPDGSPNTQHSTNLVPFIVMDKEHTWNLTPGKLGDVAPTILKVMGVDIPEEMTGNILAN; encoded by the coding sequence ATGTCAAAAAAAGCAATCCTTGCAATATTAGACGGCTGGGGAATCGGTCTTAATGACGAAGTTTCCGCTCTCAAACAAGCCAAAACGCCTTTTATAGATTATGCCCTTCAAACTTTTCCAAGTACAACCCTCGAGGCAAGTGGTTTGGCCGTTGGTCTTCCCGCTGGACAAATGGGAAATTCCGAGGTTGGACATATGAATCTTGGCGCCGGAAGAGTCGTTTACCAAAATCTGGTAAGACTGAATATGGCGGTGGAAACGGGAAGTCTCGGCAGAGAGCACGTCATCCAAAACGCTTTCGAATATGCAAGAGCAAACAATAAAAAAGTACATTTCATCGGTTTGGTTTCCAACGGTGGTGTGCATTCCCATATCAATCACTTGAAAGGCTTATTGACCGCCGCGCACGAGTTTGGATTGGACAAAAATGTCTTCGTTCACGCTTTCACAGACGGAAGAGATTGCGACCCAAAATCTGGAAAAGGCTTCATAGAGGAACTTTTGGCGCATATGAATTCAACCACGGGAAAACTGGCTTCTTTGATTGGTCGTTATTACGCGATGGACAGAGACAGACGTTGGGAGCGCGTGAAGTTGGCGTATGACCTGATGGTAAACGGCGTTGGGAGAGAGAGCAAAGATTTTGTACAGTCAATTCAGGATTCTTATAATGAAGATGTGACGGATGAGTTCATCCAACCGATTGTAGCGATTCAAAACCATTTTCCGATTGGTAAGATTGAAGACCACGATGTTGTGATTTCCTTCAATTTCCGTACAGACAGAGGTCGCGAAATCACAGAAGTTTTGACGCAACACGACTTCCCAGAATATGGAATGAAAAAACTGGATCTGTATTATGTGACTTTGACAAACTATGATAAATCTTTCCAAAATGTAAAAGTTGTTTTCGATGAGAACGTTCTTCAGAAAACAATGGGCGAAGTTTTGGAATCTGCAGGCAAATCCCAGATCAGAATTGCTGAAACAGAAAAATATCCACACGTGACGTTTTTCTTCTCAGGCGGTCGCGAGGCAGAATTTGTTCAGGAAAGAAGATTGCTTTGCCCAAGTCCGAAAGACGTGGCAACCTACGATTTGAAGCCAGAAATGTCCGCTTACGACATCACAAACTCAATTGTTCCAGAATTGGAAAAAGGAACAGCAGACTTTGTTGTTCTTAATTTTGCAAACACAGATATGGTAGGTCACACAGGCGTTTTCTCTGCGGCAGTCAAAGCAGCAGAAGTGGTGGACGAGTGTATCCAAAAAGTGGCAACTACGGCTTACGACAATGGTTATGCGGTTTTCATCTTGGCCGACCACGGAAACTCGGATGTGATGATCAATCCAGATGGTTCTCCAAACACGCAACACTCCACCAACTTGGTTCCGTTCATCGTGATGGACAAAGAACATACCTGGAATTTGACACCAGGAAAATTGGGCGACGTTGCACCAACCATTTTGAAAGTGATGGGCGTCGATATTCCAGAGGAAATGACAGGAAATATTTTAGCCAATTAA
- a CDS encoding translation initiation factor, with product MDLRDQLKNLFPQHDEQDFEMPDEEKENFKQKEPLVCKFEKKGRNGKPVTIIEGWEGDDEGLKEISKKIKTKLGIGGSEKDGVIIIQGDNRDKIMTILKEMGYKTKRVGG from the coding sequence ATGGACTTGAGAGACCAACTGAAAAACCTTTTCCCGCAACACGATGAGCAGGATTTTGAAATGCCCGATGAAGAAAAAGAAAACTTCAAACAGAAAGAACCGCTCGTTTGCAAATTCGAGAAGAAAGGCAGAAACGGAAAACCTGTCACCATCATAGAAGGCTGGGAAGGCGACGACGAAGGCCTGAAAGAAATCTCCAAAAAAATCAAAACAAAACTCGGCATCGGTGGCTCAGAAAAAGATGGCGTCATCATCATCCAAGGCGACAACCGCGACAAAATAATGACCATCCTAAAAGAAATGGGCTACAAAACAAAACGTGTCGGCGGTTGA
- a CDS encoding TIGR03862 family flavoprotein, with translation MKQIPDNQIIIIGAGPAGLMASQILAEKGFKVQIFEQNKASGRKFLVAGNGGFNLTHSEELESFIEKYDAPEIREIVKCFDNKKVVDWLSDLGITTYVGSSGKIFPTKNFKPIQVLKAWLDRLEQLGVAIHYEHTFIDFDENSVTVKNKDNELKVDYSKLILAIGGGSWKKTGSDAKWIEILKSKNIEITPLESANSGFNTDSKFHQLQGQYLKNIRVSFEGNDKIGEVVFTKYGIEGSPIYYLNRFTRKHDFPLIINIDLKPNLSEAEILEQLNGTEKISQVLKRKLKLSTTALNLLKTLDKESYTDIENLSKTIKKFPIEILSYRPIDEVISTSGGVPFSELNQKLELNKFPKIFCAGEMIDWEAPTGGYLLQACFSTGFFVADEIAKS, from the coding sequence TTGAAACAAATCCCTGATAATCAAATCATCATAATAGGCGCTGGTCCTGCGGGATTGATGGCGTCACAAATCCTTGCTGAGAAAGGCTTCAAAGTTCAAATCTTTGAGCAAAACAAAGCTTCGGGAAGGAAATTTCTGGTCGCAGGAAATGGCGGTTTCAACCTGACGCACAGTGAGGAATTAGAATCTTTTATCGAAAAATATGATGCGCCGGAAATTCGGGAGATTGTCAAATGTTTTGATAATAAAAAGGTGGTGGATTGGCTTTCTGACTTGGGAATTACAACTTATGTTGGAAGTTCTGGAAAGATTTTTCCTACTAAGAATTTCAAGCCGATTCAGGTTTTGAAAGCTTGGTTGGACAGGTTGGAGCAATTGGGCGTCGCGATTCATTACGAGCATACTTTTATTGATTTTGACGAGAATTCTGTGACCGTTAAAAATAAAGATAACGAACTTAAAGTTGACTATTCAAAATTAATTTTGGCGATCGGTGGCGGTTCTTGGAAAAAGACTGGTTCTGATGCGAAATGGATTGAGATTTTAAAATCAAAAAACATTGAAATCACACCTTTGGAATCTGCAAATTCCGGTTTTAATACGGATTCTAAATTTCATCAACTGCAAGGTCAATATCTTAAAAACATAAGAGTTTCTTTTGAGGGAAATGATAAAATCGGTGAAGTGGTTTTTACAAAATATGGGATTGAGGGAAGTCCGATTTATTATCTGAATCGCTTCACGAGAAAACACGATTTTCCATTAATCATCAACATCGATTTAAAACCAAATCTCTCAGAAGCTGAAATCCTCGAACAATTAAACGGAACAGAAAAAATAAGTCAGGTTTTGAAACGTAAATTAAAACTCTCGACAACAGCGCTCAATCTTCTGAAAACTTTAGACAAAGAAAGCTACACGGACATTGAGAATCTATCCAAAACAATCAAAAAGTTCCCGATAGAAATTCTAAGCTACCGACCAATCGACGAAGTGATTTCGACTTCTGGCGGTGTTCCATTTTCAGAATTGAATCAGAAACTTGAGCTAAATAAATTCCCCAAAATTTTCTGCGCCGGCGAAATGATAGATTGGGAAGCACCTACTGGCGGTTATCTTTTGCAGGCTTGCTTCAGCACGGGATTTTTTGTGGCAGATGAAATTGCGAAGTCGTAA
- a CDS encoding nucleoside phosphorylase, which yields MINKLADSELVLNDDGSVYHLNLLPEDLAEKVILVGDPDRVPKVSKYFDTIDVKKNKREFYTHTGTLRGEKITVMSTGIGTENIDIVMNELDALVNIDLKAKEFKTEHKALELFRLGTCGSVNPDIEVNNMLVTENVVGLDGLLHFYQDYAFENEFSKNFLAKFPYEKIKPMLYFSDWAEDISDYYADAKYRGNTATFPGFYAPQGRQLRLKALDDQFLETLNDLGVSNFEMETSAIYGLSKLLGHKALTVNCVIANRRRGEFASDHHASEKMMIEWVLERIIK from the coding sequence ATGATCAACAAATTAGCAGATTCCGAACTGGTCTTAAACGACGACGGAAGTGTTTATCACCTTAATCTTCTTCCTGAAGACCTTGCCGAAAAAGTAATCTTGGTGGGCGATCCGGACAGGGTTCCAAAAGTTTCAAAGTATTTCGACACGATTGACGTCAAAAAGAATAAAAGAGAATTTTACACCCACACCGGAACTTTGCGTGGCGAAAAAATTACCGTGATGTCCACCGGAATTGGGACTGAGAATATCGATATCGTGATGAATGAGCTGGATGCTTTGGTCAATATCGATTTGAAGGCGAAGGAATTCAAGACGGAACATAAGGCTTTGGAACTTTTTCGTTTGGGAACTTGCGGAAGTGTGAATCCGGACATTGAGGTGAATAATATGTTGGTGACAGAAAATGTGGTAGGTCTTGACGGACTTTTGCATTTCTATCAGGATTACGCCTTTGAAAATGAATTCAGCAAAAACTTCTTGGCAAAATTCCCTTACGAGAAGATCAAACCAATGTTGTATTTCTCAGATTGGGCAGAAGATATCTCTGATTATTACGCCGATGCAAAATACAGAGGAAACACCGCTACTTTCCCAGGATTCTACGCACCACAAGGTCGTCAGTTAAGATTAAAAGCTTTGGATGACCAATTCCTAGAAACATTGAATGACCTTGGCGTTTCCAACTTCGAAATGGAAACTTCAGCAATCTACGGCCTTTCAAAGTTGCTAGGCCACAAAGCTTTGACCGTCAACTGTGTCATCGCCAACAGAAGACGAGGCGAATTTGCAAGCGACCACCACGCATCGGAGAAAATGATGATCGAGTGGGTTCTGGAGAGAATCATTAAATAG